The nucleotide sequence CACGGCGACCAGTGCGACGCCGCACGCGGTCCACACGCCGTAGGCGACGCCGACCGGGACGCCCAGCGACAGCGTCAGCCACAGCAGATAGAAGGACAGCACGTAACCGCCGACCACGGGGGCGATCCAGAGCTTCTTGCGGAACCCGTCCGAGGCGCGCAACGCGAGCGTGGCGAACACCTCGATCGCGATGGCGGCGAGCAGCACCAGCCACTTCACGCGCCCGGCTCCTCGGCGTGCGAGCCCAGCTCGACGAACAGGACACCGACGATGATCAGCCCGATGCCGACCACGATCGGCCAGGTCAGCGGGTCGGCGAACACCGCGGCCGCGAGCACCGCGGTCGCCGCCGTTCCGGCGGCGCCCCAGATGCCGTAGGCGACGCCGACCGGGATGCCGGCGCGCAGCACGAGGGTGAGGAACACGAACGACGCGAGGTAGCCGGCGACGACGAGCACCAGCCACGCGCCGTGGTCCTGCGAGGCCCGCAGCGCCAGCGTCGCGGTCACCTCACTGCTGATCGCCGCGGCGAGCAGCGCCCATCTGCGCACCGCACCAACGTAGTCGCCGCCGGCTCCGCGCCCACGCGTCCCGGCGCGCACCCGGCCGGCTCGGGCCGTCTGCGCAGCTCAGGTAGCCCGTCGGACCCCCCGGGTACCGTGGTCGCAGCGGACGGGTGGGGGTCCCGTCCACGGACACGAGGAGACTCGATGACGAATCCGAATCGCACGCTGATCGCGGTCCTGCTGGACCGGTCCGGGTCGATGCAGGCGGTGAAGGCCGACGCCGAGGGCGGGTTCGCGGCCTTCGTCGAGGGCCAGCGCGACGGTGCGGGCGAGGCGGTGGTGACGCTCGCTCGGTTCGACACCGAGTACGAGGTGGTCTACGCCAACCGGCCGCTGGCCGACGTGCCGCCGCTCGACCTGCAGCCACGCGGCGGGACGGCGCTCTACGACGCGGTGGGCCGGCTGGTCACCGACGTGGGCACCGAGCTGGCCGCCATGCCCGAGGACGAGCGTCCCGGGGTGGTCGTGGTGGTCATCCTCACCGACGGGCACGAGAACTCCAGCACGGAGTGGACGCACGACGCGATCCGGGCGCTGATCCAGCAGCAGGAGACGACCTACTCCTGGGAGTTCCTGTTCCTCGGCGCCAACATGGACGCCGTGCAGATCGGCACCGCGCTGGGCGTCCAGGCGGACCGGTCGCTCACGTGGGAGGCATCCGGCGACGGTGTGGCCGCCGCGATGGAGCTGACCAGCGACTACGTCGCCCGGCGGCGAGCCGCACCGATGGGTGCGCCGGTGGTGGGTTTCACCGAGCACGACCGCGCGGCGGCCCGGGGAGGGCGCCCGTGACGGCCGAATCCGGTACCGCCGTCCTGGTCGAACATCCCGTCGTCGACACCCGCTACGGCCCGGTCCGCGGCGTCGACGACGGCACGGTCAAGGTGTGGCGCGGCGTGCGCTACGCCGCGCCGCCGTCGGGGGAGTTGCGCTGGCGCGCCCCGCGACCGCCGCAGCCGTGGACCGAGCCCGCCGACGCCACCCGCGTCGGGCCGGTGTGTCCGCAACCGGTCGACCCGCGGATCCCGCTCGACCTCGGTGCGCCGCAGGGCGATGACTGCCTGACGCTCAACGTGTGGGCGTCGTCGGGCACCGCACCGGGGGCCGGCAAGCCCGTCCTGGTGTGGGTGCACGGCGGCGCCTACATCCTGGGCTCGGCGGCGCAGCCGCTGTACCGGGGCCGGGCGCTCGCCGGTGACGGGGACGCGGTGATCGTCACCGTCAACTACCGGCTCGGGGCCCTGGGCTTCCTCGACCTGTCGTCGTTCAGTACGGCGCGCACCACGTTCGAGTCGAACACGGGCCTGCGCGACGTCATCTTCGCGCTGGAGTGGGTGCGCGACAACATCGCCGCCTTCGGCGGAGACCCGGACCGGGTGACGCTATTCGGCGAGTCGGCGGGCGGCGGCATCGTCACGACACTGCTGGCCAGCCCCGCTGCCGCGGGGCTGTTCCACCGGGCCATCGCGCAGAGTTCACCGGTGACGTCGATCTACGACGCCGACCGCGCACGCGTGGTCGCCGAACGCTTCCTCGGGGCGCTCGGCACCGGCCCGGACTTCGACCGTCTGCCCGCCGCACCGACGCACGCACTGCTGGCCGCCGCGAAGCGCGTGTTCGACGAGGTGCCCGTCGCCGCGCCGGGGACGCTGGGCTTCGCACCGATCGTGGACGGCGACGTGGTGCCGGACTATCCGGTGCAGGCGGCGCGGGCGGGACGGACGCACGCCGTGCCGTTGATCATCGGCACCAACAAGCACGAGGCCGCCCTCTTCCGCTACATGAAGTCGCCGCTCCTACCGATCACGCCGGAGGCCCTCAAGGCGATGTTCACCCAGATCGCGGCCGAGCAACCGGATCTCCAGATACCGACCGACGAGCTGCTGGGGTCCACGTATCCCGGCCGCGGCAAGGTCCCGGGACTGGGCGTCGCCCGCGACATCGGGTTCCGCATGCCGTCACTGTGGTTCGCCGGCGGGCACGGCCAGGTGGCGCCGGTGTACGTGTACCGCTTCGATTGGGCCACCCCGCTGTTGCGCCTCATCCGGTTGGGCGCCGCGCACGCCACCGAACTGCCCTACGTCTGGGGCAATCTGGTGATGGGCCCGAAGGATCCGACGTTCAAGCTCGGCGGGTTGAAGGCCGGGACCGCGCTGTCGCGGCGGATGCGCACCCGCTGGCTGAACTTCGCCGCCGACGCCGAACCGACGGGTCCCGACGGCGAACCGGTGTGGCGGCCGTACACCGACGACGACCGCGCGACGCTGCTCTTCGACCGGCGCGACACCGTGGCCGACGATCCCGACCGGGAGATGCGGGCGGCCTGGGGTGACGAGGTTCTGAGCTTCCGGTGACGGGTGGTTGGCTAAGCTGACCTCCCGGAGGTGACCGGGATGGATGCGCTGACCTGGGTGCGGCAGCTGCTGGACGCACTGCCACCGCAGATGCGCGATCCGGTGCTGTTCGCGGTGCCGTTCTTCCTGCTGCTGCTGGTCCTGGAGTGGACGGCGGCCCGCAAACTCGAGGAACTGACCGACGAGCGCTCGCCTGCGGGGGCGTATCAGCGCCGGGACGCGTGGGCCAGCATCTCGATGGGCCTGGTGTCGGTGGCGACGACGGCGGGGTGGAAGTTCATCGCGCTGCTCGGGTATGCCGCGCTGTTCGCCTACGTCGCACCGTGGCAGCTGTCGGCGACGGCCTGGTACACGTGGGTGATCGCCCTGGTGGGCGTCGATCTGCTGTTCTACGCCTATCACCGGATCGCGCATCGCGTACGGCTGGTGTGGGCGACGCATCAGGCGCACCACTCCAGCGAGTACTTCAACTTCGCCACGGCGTTGCGGCAGAAGTGGAACAACAGCGGGGAGATCCTGGTGTGGGTGCCGCTGCCGCTGCTCGGGGTGCCGCCGTGGATGGTGTTCGCCAGCTTCTCGCTGAACCTCGTCTACCAGTTCTGGGTGCACACCGAGCGGATCGGCCGGATGTGGCGGCCGATCGAGTTCGTCTTCAACACCCCGTCGCACCACCGCGTCCATCACGGCATGGACGCCGAGTACCTCGACCGCAACTACGGCGGGATCCTCATCGTGTGGGACCGGTTGTTCGGGACCTACGCCGAGGAGGTGTTCCGTCCGCACTACGGGTTGACCAAGCCGGTGGGGACGTTCAACATCTGGCGGCTGCAGACCCACGAGTACGTCGCGATCGCCCGCGACGTCCGCCGGGCGTCGCGGTGGCGCGACCGCCTGGGCTACGTGCTCGGCCCGCCGGGATGGGCACCGGCCCCGTCCGACGCGGCCCCGCGGCCCGAGCCCGCTGCGGCAACGGAATCCGTCGTCTGAGCGACTTGACGTCGCGCATTCCGTAGGAACCCCTAGGCTCGGGGTGTGCATACGGTCTTCGACGCTGACGTCGACCCCGGTCTGGTCGAACGCTCCCTGGCCGGCAGCGTGCTGGGTTCGGTCTGGCTGGAGACGCTGTCGGGCGACCAGCGTCTCCAGTATCCGACGCTGACCGGCGCGGTCACGTGCGACCTGCTGGTGGTCGGCGGCGGCTATACCGGGCTGTGGACGGCGCTGCACGCCGCGCGTCGTCATCCCGACCGGCGCGTCGTCCTGATCGAGGCCGAACGGATCGGCTGGGCGGCGTCGGGCCGCAACGGCGGCTTCGTCGACGCCAGCCTCACCCACGGCACCGAGAACGGACGGTCCCGCTGGCCCGGTGAACTCGACACGCTGACCGCCATGGGGCTGGCCAACCTCGACGGCATGCAGGCCGAGATCGCCGAACTCGGCCTCGACGCCGAATGGGAGCGCACCGGCATGCTCGCCGTCGCCACCGAGCCGCACCAGGTGCCGTGGCTGTCCGCGGCGGCGGCCCACGGCGACGGCGCGTTCCTCGATCAGGCCGCCGTCCGCGCCGAGGTGGACTCGCCGACCTACCGGGCGGGGCTGTTCGCCGCCGACACCTGCGCGCTCGTGCATCCGGCGAAGCTGGCCCTCGAACTAGCTCGCGCGTGCCAGGAGGCGGGCGTGACGATCTACGAGCACACCGCCGCACGGTCGCTGGATTCCGGCGGCGCGACGCTGCGCGTCGACACCGGCGGCGCCGTCATCACCACCCGGCACGCGGTGCTGGCGACCAACGTCTTCCCGTCGCTGCTGCGGCGCAACCGGCTGCACACCGTGCCGGTGTACGACTACGTGCTGGCGACCGAGCCGCTGACCGACGCCCAGTTCGACCGCATCGGCTGGCGGCACCGGCAGGGGATCGGCGACACGGCCAACCAGTTCCACTACTACCGGCGCTCGCGCGACGGCCGCATCGTGTTCGGCGGATACGACGCCGTCTACCACTTCGGGCGCCGTGTCGATTCCGCCTACGAGGACCGGGCGGAGACCTACCGCCTACTGGCGCGGCACTTCTTCCTCACCTTCCCGCAGCTCGACGACGTCCGGTTCAGTCACCGCTGGGCCGGGCCGATCGACACCAACACCCGCTTCTGCGCGCACTGGGGCCTCGCCCGCGACGGCCGAGTCGCGTACGTCAACGGCTTCACCGGCCTCGGCGTCGGCGCGGCCCGCTTCGCCGCCGACGTGTGCCTGGACCTGCTGGCCGGTGAGCCAACGGAGCGGACCCGCCTGGAGATGGTGCGCCGCAAGCCGATGCCCTTCCCGCCGGAACCGTTGGCGAGCATCGGCATCCAGGCCACCCGGTGGTCGCTCGACCGCGCCGACCACTGCGCGGGACGGCGCAATCTGTTGCTGCGCACGCTCGACGCGGTGGGCCTGGGCTTCGATTCCTGACCGTCGTCCGACGCCGGTGCGCTGAATCACCCACGGCAGGCGTCGGCTTCACCTCCGCGCCGGCTTCGCTCGTGGGTAGGCTGTGACACCACCCCGAGGGACACCCATCCTTGGGAGCCCTGGCCGCAGGACCGATCGGAGGCGCGATGGCAATCCGGCGTGCGAGGAGGGGCGCTGCCGCGTTCGCGGCGGCGGTCGTCGCCGCCCTGGCGTGCGTCGCCCCGGCCGATGCGGTTCCCGGCGTGCTGGTGTTCCCGGGCATGGAGATCCGGCAGGACACCAACAAGTGCACGCTCGGCTTCGTCGACGTCGCGACGCGCACGGCGTTCACCGCCGGGCACTGCCGCGGCAACGGCGTGGTGAACGACCAGTTCGGCAACGTCATCGGCTACCAGACCGCGTTCCGCGACAACACCCCGGACGGCGCCACGATCGCCACCGACCACGTGATCTCGGACTGGCAGTCGATCGCCCTGGCCCCCGACGTCGCGCTCAACGACGTCCTGCCCGACGGCCGTGCGCTCGTCGTCGATCCCGCCGTGGTGCCCACGCAGGGCCAGCGGGTGTGCCACTTCGGCGTCGTGACCCAGGAGAGCTGCGGCACCGTCGAATCGGTCAACAACGGATGGTTCACGATGACCAATGGCGTGGTCAGCCAGAAGGGCGACTCCGGCGGCCCGGTGTACGTCCTCACCGGCGACGGCCGCGCGGCGATCATCGGCATGTTCAACAGCACGTGGGGTCAGTTCCCGGCAGCGGTGTCCTGGCAGGCCGCCAGACAGCAGATGACCGAACAGCCGGTGTCGGGCACCGTCGACGTCGCGCGGGGACCGGTGCCCCCGGCCTGACCCGTCGTCTCGGGAGAGCACGTGTCGGGGAACCATCCCGCGCCGTCGGGGTCCTACGATGCTTCCCGTGGCGGTTTCGACGCGTCGGTGGTCCCGCCGCAAGATCACCATCGCCGTGCTGGCGTCCATCGGCATCCTGGCCATGGTGGGCACGACGCTCGCCGCGATCGTGATGCCGTTCCTGCAGCGCGACCAGACCGCAGCCCCGCCGCGCCCGACGGCGGCGCCGACGCCGACCGAGCCGCCGGTGGTGATCCGGCCGCTGCCGATCCGCCCGGTGGTGGAGGCGTTCCAGGCGCAGCCCGGCCAGTGCGACCCACCGCCGCCCCCGCTGCCGCCCGCCGAGCCGCAGCCGGCGTGCGACGTCGAGCGCGTCGCCCACTACCAGCTCGAACCGGTGGCCCTCGAACTCGGTCTGACCGGCGCGAAGACGGTGAAACTGCCGACGTCGCCGTACTACAGCGTGCAGATCGTCATGGACAGCCGGTCCAGCGCGGCATTCGCGCAGTACACCGCCGCGAACGTCGGCCGCCAAGTCGCCTTCGTGCGCGACGGGTTGGTGCTGGCGGCGCCGCCGATCACCCAGGCCATCGACGGCCAGTCCCTGCAGCTGTCGGGCGAACTCACCCAGGCCACCGCCGACACCATCACCCGGATGATCCGCGACGGCGACTGAGGCGTCAGTCGCGCAGGACGAATACCGGGATCGACGGTGCGACGGCGCGGTACTCGGCGTCGGTCGAGTCCGGTGTCAGGCCGCCGACGTGCCCCTTGACCTCCCAGAACCACCGCCGCAGGTAGGCCCGCAGCACGGCGGGCTTCGCCTCGTCGGGTAGCTCGGCGAGGTGGTGGGTGCGGCGCCGCCGGCGCGGGCCCATCTCGACCTCGCCGGCGGCGCGCGCGTTGCGGGCCCATTGCGTGTTGCCGCGCGGCGAGACCAGGTAGTCCCGTCCGTCGAGGGTCAGCACGTTGACCACGACGCCGCGCATCTCGCCGCTCGTTCGGCCGCGCACCCGCAGCGCGCGGGTGCCGGCGATGCCGATGCCCCACTCGGCGAGTCGGCGGAACACCTCGTTCACGGCGCGGGCGCTGCGGGTCGGTTGGTCGTAGCGGATGTTCATGGCGGGTCCTTTCGCGTCGATTTCGAGAGCAGTGCTCTCTTCTTGAGCGTGCCACGCCGACGGGCCGTAAACAAGAGCAGTGCTCTCGATCTGTGGCAGAGTGGGGCCGTGAGCACGCGGCAGGACGCGCGGAGGCGCATCGAGCGCCGGATCATCGACCTCGGCCGGCGCCAGTTGGCCACCGATGGGGCCGCCGCGCTGTCGGTGCGCGCGATCGCCCGTGATCTCGGCATGGTGTCGTCGGCGGTGTACCGCTACGTCGCCAGCCGCGACGACCTGCTGACCATGCTGCTGCTCGACGCCTACACCGAACTCGCCGACCAGGTCGACGAGGCGGCCGCGGCGGCATCCGACGACTGGCGCGCCCGGGTGCGTGCCATCGCACGGGCCGCCCGCGGCTGGGCGGTCCGCGAACCGGCCCGCTGGGCGCTGCTGTACGGCAGCCCGGTTCCCGGTTACCACGCACCCGCCGACCGCACCGTCGGGCCTGGTACCCGCGTCATCGCCGCCCTGCTGGGCGCGGTCGACGCCGGCATCGCCGCCGGGGAGGTGGCGGCCCCGCCGGCTGAGGTCTCCGGGCCAACGGTTCGCGACTTCGACGGTCTGCGTGAGGAATTCGGCTTCACCGGCGACGACGCCGTGCTGCTGCGCTGCCTCGCGCTGTGGGCCGGACTGGTCGGTGCGATCAGCCTGGAGGTCTTCGGCCAGTACGGCGCCGACACGCTGCGCGACGTCCCGACGGTGTTCGACGGCCAGGTCGACGTGCTGCTCGGGACACTGACGGCACCGGACTAGAACACGTTCTAGCCTTGCCCCGCATCGGGGGATATCCTCGACTCGATGCATGACCAGACACCTGTCCAGATCGCCTGGGTGACGCGCGACCTGGACGCGACGGAGGCGGCGCTCACCGCGGCGCTCGCCGCCCGCACCTGGGTCCGCATGCCCGACGTGCACTTCGCCCCGGACGCCTGCACCTACCGCGGCGCCCCGGCCGACTTCACCGCCCACGTGTCCTTCTCCTACGCCGGGGACACCCAGCTCGAGGTGATCCAGCCGGTGGCCGGGCGCAGCCCCTACGCCGACCACCTCGACGCGTGCGGACCCGGCCTGCACCACGTCTGCGTCACCGCACCGGACCCCGCCGCGCTCGACGCGATGGTGGCCGGCGCCGAGGGCGACGGCATGGAGGTGGTCGGCCGCGGGACCATGCCCGGCGGCATGCGCTTCGCCTACCTCTCCGCCGCCGACGCCGGGGTGCCCTACCTCGAGATGGCGTACGTGCCGCCCGACATCCAGGACTTCTTCGACTACGTCAAGCAGGAGCAACAGTGAGCATCGACCACCCCGACACCATCGCCGCACGCGACGTCACCGACTGGGGCGCCGAGGACGCCGACGTCGTCGTGATCGGCTTCGGCATCGCCGGCGGCTGCGCGGCCGTCAGCGCCGCCGCCGCGGGCGCCCGGGTCCTGGTTCTCGAGAAGGCCGCCGCCGCGGGCGGCACGACGTCGATGGCCGGCGGCCACTTCTACCTCGGCGGCGGCACCGCCGTGCAGCGCGCCACCGGCCACGACGACACCCCCGACGCCATGTACGACTACCTCGTCGCGGTGGCCCAGGACCCCGACCACGAGAAGATCCGCGCCTACTGCGACGGCAGCGTCGAACACTTCGAGTGGCTGGAGGCGCTGGGTTTCCAGTTCGAGCGCAGCTACTGGAAGGGCAAGGTGGTCGTCCCGCCCGGCACCGAGGGCCTGTCCTACACCGGCAACGAGAAGGTCTGGCCGTTCTGCGAGCAGGCGACGCCCGCGCCGCGCGGGCACTCCGTCCCCGTACCCGGGGAGCTCGGCGGCGCCGACATGGTGATCCGGCTGCTCGTCGCGCGCGCCGAGGAACTCGGCGTGCGGACCCGCTACGAGACCGGCGTGACCAACCTGATCCTGGACGACGACTATGCCGTCGCGGGCGTGCGGTGGAAGCACTTCACCGAGAGCGGTGCGGTGCGCGCCCGGTCCGTCGTGATCGCCGCGGGCGGCTTCGCGATGAACCCGGAACTCGTCGCCACCCACACGCCCGCGCTGGCACAGCGCCGCAAGACGAAGCACCACGGCGAGGTGGAGCCCTACATCCTGGGGAACCCGAACGACGACGGCCTCGGCATCGCCCTCGGTGTCTCGGCGGGCGGCGAGGCGAAGAACCTCGACGGCCTGTTCATCACCGCCGCCGCCTACCCGCCGGAGATCCTGCTGACCGGCGTGATCGTCAACAACCAGGGTCAGCGGTTCGTCGCCGAGGACTCCTACCACTCGCGGACCTCGGCGTTCGTGCTCGAACAGCCCGATCAGCAGGCGTACCTCATCGTCGACGAGGCGCACCTGCAGATGCCCGAGATGCCGCTGATCAAGTTCATCGACGGCTGGGAGACCGTCGCGGAGATGGAAGCGGCACTCGGGATCCCCGAGGGCAACCTCGTCGCGACGCTGGAGCGCTACAACGCCCACGCCGCCGAGGGCGCCGACCCGGACTTCCACAAGCAGCCCGAGTACGTCGCCGCGCAGGACACCGGACCGTGGGGTGCGTTCGACCTGTCCCTCGGCGTCGCGATGTACTCCGGTTTCACGATGGGCGGGCTGACGGTGACGCTCGACGGCGAGGTGCGCCGCGCCGACGGCTCGGTGATCGACGGGCTCTACGCCGCCGGGGCGTGCGCGTCGAACATCGCCCAGGACGGCAAGGGCTACGCCAGCGGCACCCAGCTGGGGGAGGGCTCGTTCTTCGGCCGCCGGGCGGGCACGCACGCCGCGCGGCGGGCCCGCTCGGACGCGCTCGCTGGTTGAGCCGTCCAGCCGGTTAGGCCTGCCCGGCGGGTTGCCCGACGAGGCCCAGCCGCCACTCGCCGTCGCCGAGCAGGTGCAACTGCTTGTCGTGGTGCTGCTCGACGGTGCTGCGGTGGCTGACGCTGACCATGATCGTGTTCGGCAGCGCGCTGCGCACCAACCGGTAGAGCGTCAACTCCAGGCCCTCGTCGAGCGCGGAGGTCGACTCGTCGAGGAACACGGCCTTCGGCTTGGTCAGCAGGATGCGGGCGAACGCGATGCGCTGCTGCTCGCCCGGGGAGAGCACCTTGGCCCAGTCCTCCACCTCGTCGAGCCGGTCGATCAGGTGCGGCAGCGCCACCTTGGCCAGCACGTCGGCGATCTCGGCGTCGGTGACCTCACCCTCCTTGCACGGGTAGGACACCACCGCGCGCAGGTCGCCGAGCGGAACGTAGGGCAGCTGCGACAGGAACAGCGTCGAGTTGTCCTCGTCGGGACACTTCATCGACCCGGACGCGAACGGCCACAGCTGCCCGAGGCTGCGCAGCAGCGTGGTCTTGCCGCTGCCCGACGGACCGGTGATGACGAGCGTGTCGCCGGGGTCCAGGCGCAGGTCCAGCGGCTTGAGCAGCTGGCGACCGTCCGGGGTGCGGACCTCGACGTCGTCGAGTTGCACGGTGCCGTCACCGCACCCCTCGAGATGGACCTCGGGGAGTTCGCGGGCCTCCTCGTTGGCGACGACGAGGCCGTGCAGACGGATGATGGCCGCGCGATAGCCGGCGAACTGGTCGTAGGCGTTGCGGAAGAAGGACAGACCGTCCTGGATGCTGCCGAACGCCGACGCCGACTGGCTCATCGCGCCCAGGGTGATCTCGCCGCCGAGGAAGCGCGGGAACTGCAGCAGGTAGGGCAGCAGCACGATGGCCTGGTCCATCGACAGGTTCCAGCCGTAGAACCCGATCATTCGGTTAACGTAGCGCTTGTAATTGGTCACGATCGGCGCGAAGCGCGCCCGCAGCCCCACGCGCTCGGCGATCTCGCCGCGGTAGAAGGCCACCGCCTCCGAGGCGTCGCGCAGCCGGATCAACGCGTAGCGGAACGCGGCGTTGTACTTCTCGTTGTCGAACGACAGCCAGATGATCGGCTTGCCGATCCAGAACGCGATGACGCTGGCCACCAGCACGTAGAGGATGAGGATCGCGAACATCGCCTTCGGCACGTCGACGTGCACCAGCGGCAGCGTCAACGTGCCCGATAGGTTCCACAGAATCGCGGTGAACGAAATCATCGAGGCGATCGCGTTGATGGCGCCGAAGAGCAGCGTCGCGGCCGAGGTGTTGTTCGGCGTGTTGGGCAGGGGACCGACGCCCGCGGTGAAGATGTCGATGTCGGTCTGGATGCGCTGGTCCGGGTTGTCGATGGTGTCGTCGATGAACCGGCCGCGGTAGTAGGCCCGGCCGTCGAGCCAGTCGCCGGTGAGCCGGTCGGTGAGCCACGACCGCCACGCGAGCATGAAGCGCTGGGTGATGAAGAGGTCTGCCATGATGCGCGCGACGTGCAGGACGGCGAGCAGGGCGAAGACGCCCATCGACATCCAGAAGCCGTCCTTGCCGGAGTCCAGCACGCCCTGTTCGCCGTTGCCCAGGCCGGCCGCGACCGCCTGAAAACTGCTCATCATGTCGTTGCCCTGGAAGCTGAACAGCACCGACAGTCGCACGGCGGTGATGACCGACAGCAGCATGACGGCCAGCCACAACCACACCCGCACCGCGCCCGGGCCGGTGAAGTAGGCGCCGGTGATCCGCCAGAACTGCCGACCCCACTCGGTGAACTTGCCGATGAGGACCAACACCACCAGCGTGGCGATCGCCGCGATCACCCACCCCTTGGCAATCCACACCAGCGACGTCAGGAGCTCACTGGACCAGTCCAAGGTCGGGGTGAACGTTTCCATGCAGGGCAAGGTACCCGCACGTTCACGCATTGGGCTCGGCGAGGGCGCGAGCGGTCACGGCGGGTCGCACGGCCCGCCGCGCGCGGCCGCCGAGCAACGTGCCGCGGCGGTGCGTCGGCCGGTTCCCCGGCGCCCCGGGAGGTCACCGGCCAGGCTGGTCGGGTGCAGGTGACCTCCCACGACGCGGCGCGATTCCGGGCCCTCGCCGAACCGTTCTACCGGCGCGACCCGGTGGCGCACACCGTCGAACTCGCGGGGCTGGCCGCACCCGAGCTCCCGGCCGACGCGGTGCTGCTCACGGTGTGCGACGGCGGGCGGGTCATCGGCGC is from Mycolicibacterium grossiae and encodes:
- a CDS encoding FAD-binding protein gives rise to the protein MSIDHPDTIAARDVTDWGAEDADVVVIGFGIAGGCAAVSAAAAGARVLVLEKAAAAGGTTSMAGGHFYLGGGTAVQRATGHDDTPDAMYDYLVAVAQDPDHEKIRAYCDGSVEHFEWLEALGFQFERSYWKGKVVVPPGTEGLSYTGNEKVWPFCEQATPAPRGHSVPVPGELGGADMVIRLLVARAEELGVRTRYETGVTNLILDDDYAVAGVRWKHFTESGAVRARSVVIAAGGFAMNPELVATHTPALAQRRKTKHHGEVEPYILGNPNDDGLGIALGVSAGGEAKNLDGLFITAAAYPPEILLTGVIVNNQGQRFVAEDSYHSRTSAFVLEQPDQQAYLIVDEAHLQMPEMPLIKFIDGWETVAEMEAALGIPEGNLVATLERYNAHAAEGADPDFHKQPEYVAAQDTGPWGAFDLSLGVAMYSGFTMGGLTVTLDGEVRRADGSVIDGLYAAGACASNIAQDGKGYASGTQLGEGSFFGRRAGTHAARRARSDALAG
- a CDS encoding ABC transporter ATP-binding protein/permease, with product METFTPTLDWSSELLTSLVWIAKGWVIAAIATLVVLVLIGKFTEWGRQFWRITGAYFTGPGAVRVWLWLAVMLLSVITAVRLSVLFSFQGNDMMSSFQAVAAGLGNGEQGVLDSGKDGFWMSMGVFALLAVLHVARIMADLFITQRFMLAWRSWLTDRLTGDWLDGRAYYRGRFIDDTIDNPDQRIQTDIDIFTAGVGPLPNTPNNTSAATLLFGAINAIASMISFTAILWNLSGTLTLPLVHVDVPKAMFAILILYVLVASVIAFWIGKPIIWLSFDNEKYNAAFRYALIRLRDASEAVAFYRGEIAERVGLRARFAPIVTNYKRYVNRMIGFYGWNLSMDQAIVLLPYLLQFPRFLGGEITLGAMSQSASAFGSIQDGLSFFRNAYDQFAGYRAAIIRLHGLVVANEEARELPEVHLEGCGDGTVQLDDVEVRTPDGRQLLKPLDLRLDPGDTLVITGPSGSGKTTLLRSLGQLWPFASGSMKCPDEDNSTLFLSQLPYVPLGDLRAVVSYPCKEGEVTDAEIADVLAKVALPHLIDRLDEVEDWAKVLSPGEQQRIAFARILLTKPKAVFLDESTSALDEGLELTLYRLVRSALPNTIMVSVSHRSTVEQHHDKQLHLLGDGEWRLGLVGQPAGQA